The DNA segment TGGGTCAAGGGTTCCAGCGTGGCGGTCTTCGCCCGCAACAGGGAGACGGGCCACCAGGTATGGAGCGCACACTACGGCTACCCCGGCGACTTCTGGTACAGGGAGTTCCACAGGAAGGCCCCGGAGAGCGGGGGGCAGTACTGGAGGATAACGGGAAAGGACGTTGAGCTCGGCGAGAAGGAGTTCTACGACCCCGATAAAGCGATGGAGCGCGTTGAAGAGCACGCGAGGCACTTCGTCTCGCTGGTGGAGGGGCTTTTGGTTGAGTTCGAGGAGAGAGCAGGTGAGAGGGGGATAGTCGTCTCTCCCTACGACACCGAGCTCTTTGGCCACTGGTGGTTTGAGGGAGTTAAATGGCTCGGCAGGGTTCTTGAGCTGATGGCTGAGAGGGGAATAGTCACAACGACGCTTTCCACCTTCCTCGACAACTACCGCGGTGAGAGGTACGAAATTGAACTCCCTGAGGGCTCGTGGGGAGCTAATTCAGACCACTCGACATGGTGGAACAAGGAGACGGAGTGGACGTGGGGGCACCTCTACCGCGCTGAGGAGAGAATGGTGGCGCTGGCGAGCAGGTACTACGGACGGGACAGAACCGCCGACAGGATCCTTGAGCAGCTCGCGAGGGAGCTCTTGATCCTCGAAGCCAGCGACTGGCAGTTCCTCATAACGACGGGTCAGGCGAAGGAATACGGGAAGAGAAGGATTTTAATCCACAGCAGGGACTTCCACAGGCTGGCAAACGAGCTGGAGCGGTACGTTAAAACCGGGAAGTTCGATTCTCGGCTCCTGGAGGAGCTTGAGGAGAGGGACAACGCCTTCCGGCCGGTGGTGGTTGCGAGCTACGTGAGCGAAAATCCCCCGGAATTCCCGGAGTACGTAGAGCCCCCGGAGGTTCCGTCAGCGGAGAGCGAAAGGCCCGCTGAACGGCATAAGAACGTTCCGGAGAGGGCCTACGCCACGGAGGTCGTTAAGGTTGCAGCCATAAAGTCACCCAGTAACGCTGAAAAGCCGTCCAGATCAAAAAGAGTTAGAAGAACCGGGATGAAGCCGGGTGGAATCTCGAAGAAAGGAGAGAAACATAAGGTGGGGAAGAGCGACCTCCTAATGATAAAGGGCATCGGGCCGAAGACCCTGGCAAAGCTTCAGCGTGCCGGGGTTCACACGGTGGAAGACCTTAAAAACGCCGATATTGAAGAGCTGGCCAGGAAAACGCGTATCTCACCTAAAAGACTGAGGAAGTTCCTGGCTCAGATTTCCTGAATTTTCCTCTTGTTTCGTTTCGAAAGCCTTTTCTGAAGTTTTGACAGACTATCTATGTGGTTGCCATGAAAAAAGTTGAGGCGATTATTAGGGGAAACGACTTTGACCGCGTGAAGAATGCCCTCAAGCAGATAGGTATAGTGCCCCTGACGGCATACCCCGTGCAGGGGAGAGGCGTCCAGGGCGGTGTTCCGCCGTACGACCTCCTCCCGAAGATGAAGCTTGAGATCGTCGTGAAGGACAAGGATCTTGAGAAAGTTGTGGACGTCATCATCAGAAACGCGAGAAGCGGGACGCCGGGTGACGGGAAGATTTTCATAATTCCCGTTGAGGATGCTGTGCGGATAAGAACGGGGGAAAGGGGGAACGAAGCCCTCTACTGAGGGCTTTCTTTTTCACAGGAACGCGTGCCTGTGCTTGTAGAGCATGTAGCTGGCGTAGCCGAGCAGGATTAGTGTTGCCGCTCCGAGAGCTCCGATTACGGCCACAACACCCTGGGCGAAGGTGATGCTTCTGCCAAAGGCTTCAGCTATTCTCGCCAGCTCGGCTGGGTCGTTGAACGCATATACTGCGTACCTTATCGAGAACGCCCCCATGACCATTGGGATTGGCATGACTGCGAAGGACAGCATCAGACCGAGGTTCCCCCTCTTCCTCAGGCTCAGCATGGCCAGGAGCGTTGGGATTATCAATATGAGCGCAGTAACCGCGTAGACTGGTCCGAATATGCCGGATACGATATAGAACGGGACCATTCCGAACAGGAACGCCCTGTACGCCCTGCGGAGAATCTTGACCTCCCCGGCGAAATCGTAGGGAGCGACTTTGGAATACTTGTTTATCGCGGATACGTCTTTCATGTACTCTTTTTCTCCCATTTTCTCGATGTACCGGTCGTTTGTGTTGTTCTTCAGCCTGACGGCCCTCTTAAGGAAGAAGTTGG comes from the Thermococcus thioreducens genome and includes:
- a CDS encoding 1,4-alpha-glucan branching protein encodes the protein MKGYFTFVLHTHLPYVRKHGRWPFGEEWLYEAMSETYIPLLMEFERLRSSGIRFQLVINITPVLAEQLADDYIKAEFERYLLRKIETTEEDLKSGRYDEKAVKASLGHFRKVYDYWRAINGDIVGKFREFQDEGYIEIITSAATHGYLPLLGRDEAIRAQLANGIATYEKHFGRRPRGIWLPECAYRPAGEWELPGGRKVERPGIEKFLEEFGIEYFFVESSLIDEGPVTGGYGEIPLYGGEKSTLRPYWVKGSSVAVFARNRETGHQVWSAHYGYPGDFWYREFHRKAPESGGQYWRITGKDVELGEKEFYDPDKAMERVEEHARHFVSLVEGLLVEFEERAGERGIVVSPYDTELFGHWWFEGVKWLGRVLELMAERGIVTTTLSTFLDNYRGERYEIELPEGSWGANSDHSTWWNKETEWTWGHLYRAEERMVALASRYYGRDRTADRILEQLARELLILEASDWQFLITTGQAKEYGKRRILIHSRDFHRLANELERYVKTGKFDSRLLEELEERDNAFRPVVVASYVSENPPEFPEYVEPPEVPSAESERPAERHKNVPERAYATEVVKVAAIKSPSNAEKPSRSKRVRRTGMKPGGISKKGEKHKVGKSDLLMIKGIGPKTLAKLQRAGVHTVEDLKNADIEELARKTRISPKRLRKFLAQIS
- a CDS encoding P-II family nitrogen regulator, with amino-acid sequence MKKVEAIIRGNDFDRVKNALKQIGIVPLTAYPVQGRGVQGGVPPYDLLPKMKLEIVVKDKDLEKVVDVIIRNARSGTPGDGKIFIIPVEDAVRIRTGERGNEALY